The proteins below are encoded in one region of Avibacterium volantium:
- the tdeA gene encoding toxin/drug exporter TdeA: MLKQSKLSLAIGLSVLLAGCANLDDSYKASQQDFQQYEELTKQYNIQENWWTLYKDPQLNQLVEQALENNKDLAKAAIAVNTALYNANLIGANLVPNFSGSVSSSANKNIHDGGSSVISHGGALNVSYTLDLWRRLADSASAAEWRHAASEQDLEAARISLINSVILTYYQLGYLNDAISTVNKTINYYSEINRIMQNKFRQGVADRASSDQAQQAVLTARNSLINYQTQKKTAEATLRNLLNLKPTEPLKVNYPHILKVKNVGVNLNVPLSAIANRPDVKGYQYRLNSAFKDAKAMQKSWFPTITLGGSLGSSGNKIDNAFNTPIAGGTVGISLPFLSWNTVKWNVKISESAYDLALVNFEQSITKALNDIDTNYFAYNQARQNFANLQQTYNYNKRITQYYKNRYDAGIAELREWLNAASTERNSELSILNAKYNLIQSENAVYSAMGGYYSVK, encoded by the coding sequence ATGTTAAAACAATCCAAACTCTCACTTGCTATTGGCTTGTCTGTGTTGTTAGCTGGCTGTGCGAATCTTGACGATTCTTACAAAGCATCACAACAAGATTTCCAACAATATGAAGAATTAACCAAACAATACAACATTCAAGAAAATTGGTGGACGCTGTATAAAGATCCACAGCTTAATCAATTAGTTGAGCAAGCTTTGGAAAATAACAAAGATTTAGCCAAAGCTGCCATTGCTGTAAATACGGCACTTTATAACGCGAATTTAATCGGCGCAAATTTAGTACCAAATTTCAGTGGTTCGGTTTCTTCTTCAGCTAACAAAAATATTCACGATGGCGGCTCTTCAGTGATTAGCCACGGTGGTGCATTAAACGTGAGTTACACCCTAGATTTATGGCGTCGTTTAGCTGATTCTGCTTCTGCCGCAGAATGGCGACACGCTGCCAGCGAACAAGATCTTGAAGCAGCGCGCATTTCATTAATCAACTCCGTGATCTTAACCTACTATCAACTTGGTTACTTAAATGATGCGATTAGTACCGTGAATAAAACCATCAATTACTATTCCGAAATTAACCGCATTATGCAAAATAAATTCCGCCAAGGCGTGGCAGATCGCGCAAGTTCCGATCAAGCACAACAAGCGGTTTTAACGGCACGCAACAGCTTAATCAATTACCAAACGCAAAAGAAAACGGCTGAAGCCACATTGCGTAACTTACTGAATTTAAAACCAACTGAGCCATTAAAAGTGAACTACCCGCATATTCTTAAAGTGAAAAATGTGGGGGTAAATCTTAATGTGCCTCTTTCTGCCATTGCCAACCGTCCAGACGTGAAAGGCTATCAATATCGCTTAAACAGCGCTTTCAAAGATGCCAAAGCAATGCAAAAAAGCTGGTTCCCAACCATTACCTTGGGTGGAAGTTTAGGTTCTAGCGGCAATAAAATTGACAACGCATTCAACACCCCTATCGCAGGCGGAACGGTCGGAATTAGCTTGCCATTCTTGAGCTGGAACACGGTGAAATGGAACGTGAAAATTTCAGAATCGGCTTATGATCTTGCACTTGTCAACTTTGAACAAAGCATTACCAAAGCCTTAAATGATATTGACACCAACTATTTTGCTTACAACCAAGCGCGTCAAAACTTCGCCAACTTGCAGCAAACCTACAACTACAACAAACGCATCACGCAATATTACAAAAACCGCTATGATGCAGGCATTGCAGAACTAAGAGAATGGTTAAACGCCGCAAGCACGGAACGCAACTCCGAGCTTTCCATTTTGAATGCAAAATACAACCTCATTCAAAGCGAAAACGCCGTATATAGCGCAATGGGTGGCTATTACTCCGTAAAATAA
- a CDS encoding sulfatase-like hydrolase/transferase produces MKNVIYILLDQVRKDMLGTYGHKIVKTPNLDRLAREGVRFDNAFTPASVCGPARTSLFTGQMPSTHGIIRNGEKGGTGEIPVEQPHIGKLDGYNCYVAGKWHVGTRSVPRDYGIKGHNFDGYGYPGSHVYKNLVFDQAPTQPNRYPEWLAEKGFPTPEVSLAYFGDNPHLRVQELCGLLSGTKEQTIPYFIIDEAKSFILESLAEHKPFFTWINFWGPHTPCIVPEPYYSMYDPKDVVLDESFFKPLEGKPGHYRTISKMWGMWEASEERWKEVITKFWGYITLIDDAIGELFDFLEKHNLYQDCFIVATADHGDAMGAHRMIEKGEFMFDTTYNIPLIIKDPESSRINEVDDNLVYLHDLTSTVFDVAGQAVPETFQGESLLPILRENKSNDRKGVLAQLAGHFVYFEQRMWRRKDYKLVFNASDVGELYDVLNDPEELQNLFYDPDYRLIKKEMLEEMRAEMQRLKDPLENWVYRIINEI; encoded by the coding sequence ATGAAAAATGTCATTTATATTCTTTTAGATCAAGTTAGAAAAGATATGCTTGGTACTTATGGACATAAGATTGTAAAAACCCCGAATTTAGATCGTTTAGCGAGAGAAGGTGTTCGTTTTGATAATGCCTTCACGCCAGCTTCCGTTTGTGGCCCAGCCAGAACATCGCTCTTTACAGGGCAAATGCCTTCTACCCATGGCATTATTCGAAATGGTGAGAAGGGCGGAACAGGCGAAATTCCCGTAGAACAGCCGCATATCGGAAAACTAGATGGCTATAATTGCTATGTTGCAGGAAAATGGCACGTTGGTACGAGATCTGTTCCGAGAGATTACGGCATTAAAGGGCATAATTTTGACGGATATGGCTACCCAGGCAGCCACGTTTATAAAAATTTAGTGTTTGATCAAGCGCCTACCCAGCCGAATCGTTACCCTGAATGGCTTGCAGAAAAAGGCTTCCCTACGCCAGAAGTCAGCCTAGCTTATTTTGGTGATAACCCACATTTAAGAGTACAAGAATTGTGTGGTTTACTTTCAGGAACAAAAGAACAGACGATTCCCTATTTTATTATTGATGAAGCGAAAAGCTTTATTTTAGAATCTCTTGCTGAGCATAAGCCTTTCTTTACTTGGATTAATTTCTGGGGGCCGCATACGCCTTGCATTGTTCCTGAGCCTTATTATTCAATGTATGATCCAAAAGATGTCGTCCTTGATGAAAGTTTCTTTAAACCTTTAGAAGGTAAACCCGGCCATTATCGTACCATTTCTAAAATGTGGGGAATGTGGGAAGCAAGTGAAGAACGTTGGAAGGAAGTGATCACCAAATTCTGGGGGTATATCACCTTAATTGATGATGCTATCGGTGAATTATTTGACTTCCTTGAAAAACATAATCTTTATCAGGATTGTTTTATTGTTGCCACCGCAGATCACGGCGATGCAATGGGCGCACATAGAATGATTGAAAAAGGTGAGTTTATGTTTGATACTACCTACAATATTCCACTGATTATTAAAGATCCTGAATCTTCACGTATCAATGAAGTGGACGATAATTTAGTTTATCTGCACGATTTGACTTCAACGGTGTTTGATGTTGCTGGGCAAGCTGTTCCAGAAACTTTCCAAGGCGAAAGCCTATTGCCTATTTTGCGAGAAAATAAATCCAATGATCGTAAGGGAGTATTAGCTCAACTTGCAGGGCATTTTGTTTATTTTGAACAGAGAATGTGGCGTAGGAAAGATTATAAATTGGTCTTCAATGCAAGTGATGTAGGAGAGTTGTATGATGTTCTTAACGATCCTGAAGAATTACAGAACCTGTTTTACGATCCTGACTATCGTTTAATTAAAAAAGAAATGCTAGAAGAAATGCGAGCGGAAATGCAGCGATTAAAGGATCCATTAGAAAACTGGGTATATCGTATTATTAATGAGATCTAA
- a CDS encoding solute:sodium symporter family transporter, with protein sequence MFLTVFSFIIVTGFVAWISWRKTRNDDLSTAKGYFLAGRGLSAVVIGCSMVLTSLSTEQLIGVNANSYKGNFSIIAWTVQSVIPLCFLALYLLPKYIRNGYTTIPEFFESRFDRQTRLIMSGLFLVFYLFIVIPTALYTGAIAFNKIFNLETVFGISYGESIVYTVMAIGFIGAIYAIFGGLKAVAVSDTANAIILIIGAILVPIFALIYLGNGSFMEGLHIIGTTHVEKFNAIGSATDAVPWPAMFTGILIVNFFYWTTNQAIVQRALGAKDLKAGQKGILIAALFLLLLPIILNLPGLLSFHILGEGLNPIDLSYPELVNRVLPTVLQGFFIAALFGAILSTFNSFLNSAATIYCKDLLPSLTKRTFSETELIVYAKKVSAVMAVITIIIGPLLMFGTDGIFLLTKRFAGFVNIPIVALFAVGLFNKTVSGLAARIALLVHVILYFLIVWVFNVKVNFVYVMAALFVFDVVLMLVLGSFLRRKTPYVDNVSNQSNVDLSNWEYVNITVASLALGLVSLYALLSPIGLASENGKPLWVLAAYAILQVILFVVIGRNKKKV encoded by the coding sequence ATGTTTCTGACAGTTTTCAGTTTTATTATTGTCACTGGCTTTGTTGCTTGGATTTCTTGGCGGAAAACCAGAAATGATGATTTATCAACAGCTAAAGGATATTTTCTTGCTGGACGAGGGTTGAGTGCAGTTGTCATTGGTTGTTCAATGGTATTAACTTCACTTTCTACTGAACAATTAATTGGTGTCAATGCCAATTCCTATAAAGGCAATTTTTCTATTATTGCTTGGACGGTTCAATCAGTCATTCCGCTTTGTTTTTTGGCTTTGTATTTATTACCGAAATATATTCGCAATGGCTACACGACAATTCCAGAATTCTTTGAAAGCCGTTTTGATCGTCAAACACGCTTAATAATGTCAGGGTTATTTTTAGTATTCTATTTATTTATCGTTATTCCCACCGCACTTTATACAGGGGCAATTGCCTTCAATAAAATCTTCAATTTAGAAACCGTATTTGGAATTAGCTATGGTGAATCTATTGTTTATACCGTAATGGCGATAGGTTTTATTGGTGCGATTTACGCTATTTTTGGTGGCTTAAAAGCGGTGGCAGTATCAGATACGGCGAATGCAATTATCCTTATAATTGGGGCTATTCTAGTACCAATTTTTGCCTTAATTTATTTAGGCAATGGCAGTTTTATGGAAGGCTTGCATATTATTGGTACAACGCACGTTGAAAAATTTAATGCTATTGGTAGTGCGACAGATGCTGTACCTTGGCCAGCAATGTTTACGGGGATTTTGATCGTAAACTTTTTCTATTGGACAACTAATCAAGCGATTGTGCAACGTGCATTAGGTGCGAAAGATTTAAAAGCAGGGCAAAAAGGGATTTTAATTGCTGCGCTTTTCTTGCTCTTATTGCCGATTATTCTTAATTTACCAGGTTTGCTGAGTTTCCATATTTTAGGTGAAGGACTAAATCCAATTGATTTATCTTATCCTGAATTAGTTAATCGCGTTTTGCCAACAGTCCTACAAGGCTTCTTTATTGCGGCTTTATTTGGGGCAATTTTAAGTACATTCAATTCATTCTTAAATTCAGCAGCAACAATTTATTGTAAAGACTTATTGCCTTCACTAACCAAAAGAACCTTTAGTGAAACTGAATTAATTGTTTATGCGAAAAAAGTCTCGGCAGTCATGGCAGTTATCACCATCATTATTGGACCATTGCTTATGTTTGGTACAGATGGCATTTTCTTACTGACTAAACGTTTTGCAGGTTTTGTGAATATTCCTATTGTTGCACTATTTGCAGTGGGATTATTCAATAAAACTGTATCGGGACTAGCAGCGCGTATTGCCTTATTGGTACATGTTATTTTATATTTCCTTATTGTTTGGGTATTTAATGTAAAAGTGAATTTTGTGTATGTAATGGCTGCACTATTCGTTTTTGATGTCGTATTAATGCTAGTATTAGGTTCGTTCTTACGCAGAAAAACACCTTATGTTGATAATGTGTCAAACCAAAGTAATGTAGATTTAAGCAACTGGGAATATGTTAATATCACTGTGGCATCTCTTGCATTAGGTTTAGTTTCTCTTTATGCGTTGCTTTCTCCAATTGGGCTTGCTTCAGAAAATGGTAAACCACTTTGGGTACTTGCTGCCTACGCAATTCTTCAAGTGATTTTATTTGTGGTAATTGGTCGAAATAAGAAAAAGGTGTAA